Proteins found in one Hoplias malabaricus isolate fHopMal1 chromosome 17, fHopMal1.hap1, whole genome shotgun sequence genomic segment:
- the bbs7 gene encoding Bardet-Biedl syndrome 7 protein isoform X1, giving the protein MISSPFFLKTVVTEKMELSLNQADYLQVGVTSQKTMKLLPAVGRKATQKVAVADHNGVVNCFGMKKGEAVPVFKSLPGQKISRLELGGALGTPQEKIFVCSGSEVRGYTKKGKQFLSFEANLTESINAMHVSGADLFVCASYIYNHYCDCKDQDYYLSGDKINDIVCLPVETVGRTVPVLACQDRVLRILQGSELLYDFEVPGPPSVLELHNQDGGKNGEEVLYGTADGKLGLVQFSSSAPASKWEVDNEKKKGGVLCIDTFDILGDGVKDILVGRDDGTVEVYGLDSSNEPTLRFENVLSESVTSIQGGCVGKESYDEIITTTYTGWVSGLTTEPQQMEAGPGDEIKMSRESQAKVAALRLELEQLQMKVMQGREKYQQSSQSSTAVSAVPIFSINDRFTLCQDDASYSLTLEVQTAIDNLLLQSDVPIDLLDVDKNSAVVSFSECDSEPNGNFLLVTYRCQANTTRLELKVRSIEGQYGTLQAYVTPRLLPKTCQVRQYQIKPLSLHQRTHSINQDRPMNTLRLVGQFSFAEIHSWVVFCLPEVPEKTPAGENITFYFQNTFLGTQLEASYCKGEGNFKSDNISTISILKDVLSKEATKRKINLNISYEVNEDSVSHTLKMIHPKLEYQLVLAKKVQLIDALKELQVHEGNADFLIPEYRSILDESARLLEEYKKQPAHLERLYGMITDLFIDKFKFKGQNVKTKVSQLLEILDNYDLSSLMDFFNDA; this is encoded by the exons ATGATATCTTCGCCATTTTTTCTAAAAACTGTTGTGAC AGAGAAGATGGAGCTCAGTTTAAACCAAGCTGATTACCTCCAG GTTGGAGTGACGTCTCAGAAAACTATGAAGCTTCTGCCTGCGGTGGGACGGAAAGCAACACAAAAG GTTGCTGTTGCAGATCACAATGGCGTTGTAAACTGTTTCGGAATGAAAAAGGGCGAGGCTGTG CCTGTGTTTAAAAGTCTCCCAGGGCAGAAGATCTCCAGGCTGGAGTTAGGAGGAGCTTTGGGAACTCCGCAGGAGAAAATTTTTGTGTGTTCAGGCTCCGAGGTCAGGGGCTATACTAAAAAAGGAAAACAGTTCCTCTCTTTTGAGGCCAATCTGACTGAGAGTATCAATGCCAT GCATGTTTCCGGAGCAGACCTTTTCGTCTGTGCCAGCTACATTTACAACCACTACTGCGACTGTAAAGACCAGGACTATTACCTATCAGGGGACAAGATTAATGACATAGTGTGTTTACCTGTGGAAACTGTAGGCCGCACTGTGCCTGTTCTGGCCTGTCAAGACAGAGTACTCCGCATTTTGCAG GGATCTGAGCTGTTGTATGATTTTGAGGTTCCTGGACCCCCCTCTGTTCTGGAACTTCACAACCAAGATGGAG GCAAGAACGGGGAGGAGGTGCTGTATGGAACAGCTGATGGTAAATTGGGTCTTGTCCAGTTCAGCAGTTCAGCTCCAGCCTCTAAATGGGAGGTGGACAATGAGAAGAAAAAAGGAG GGGTGCTGTGCATTGATACGTTTGACATTCTTGGTGATGGTGTGAAGGACATCCTTGTTGGACGAGATGATGGGACAGTGGAAGTGTATGGATTAGACAGCTCCAATGAACCCACACTGCGGTTTGAGAAT GTTTTGTCTGAGAGCGTCACATCGATCCAAGGAGGATGCGTGGGAAAGGAGTCTTATGATGAAATTATAACAACAACATACACAG GCTGGGTGTCAGGACTCACCACAGAACCACAGCAGATGGAGGCAGGGCCAGGAGATGAGATTAAGATGAGCCGAGAGTCCCAAGCCAAGGTGGCTGCTCTCAG gTTGGAGTTAGAGCAGCTGCAGATGAAGGTGATGCAGGGCAGAGAGAAGTACCAGCAAAGCTCTCAGTCCAGCACGGCTGTGTCCGCCGTGCCCATCTTCAGCATCAATGACAGATTCACACTCTGCCAGGATGACGCCAGCTACAGCCTCACACTGGAGGTGCAGACTGCCATCGACAACCTGCTGCTACAG AGTGATGTTCCTATTGACCTACTGGATGTAGATAAAAACTCCGCAGTGGTTAGCTTCAGCGAATGTGATTCAGAG CCTAATGGAAATTTCCTGCTCGTCACCTACAGATGCCAGGCCAACACCACAAGACTGGAACTGAAG GTGAGGTCAATTGAGGGCCAATACGGCACACTTCAGGCCTACGTTACTCCACGACTGCTGCCCAAGACCTGCCAGGTCCGACAGTACCAGATCAAACCTCTCTCCCTCcaccagagaacacacagcATCAACCAGGACAG ACCCATGAACACGTTGCGGCTGGTGGGGCAGTTCAGTTTCGCAGAGATTCACTCGTGGGTGGTGTTCTGTCTGCCGGAGGTTCCAGAGAAAACCCCAGCAGGAGAAAACATAACCTTCTATTTTCAAAACACCTTCCTGGGAACACAGCTTGAGGCCAGCTACTG CAAAGGCGAAGGGAACTTTAAATCCGATAACATTTCCACTATATCCATTCTCAAAGATGTCTTGTCAAAGGAAGCCACAAAGCGCAAAATAAACTTGAACATTTCCTATG AGGTGAATGAAGACTCTGTCAGCCACACACTGAAGATGATTCACCCTAAGCTGGAGTATCAGCTCGTATTGGCCAAGAAGGTTCAGCTCATTGATGCATTAAAG GAGCTTCAGGTGCATGAAGGAAACGCAGACTTTCTGATTCCAGAGTATCGCAGCATACTGGATGAGTCTGCTCGTCTTTTAGAAGAATACAAGAAACAGCCAGCGCACCTAGAAAGACTCTATG GGATGATAACAGACCTTTTCATCGACAAGTTCAAGTTTAAAGGACAAAATGTCAAAACAAAGGTTTCACAGCTTCTTGAAATTTTAGACAACTATGACCTGAGTTCTCTGATGGATTTTTTCAATGATGCTTAA
- the bbs7 gene encoding Bardet-Biedl syndrome 7 protein isoform X2 has protein sequence MELSLNQADYLQVGVTSQKTMKLLPAVGRKATQKVAVADHNGVVNCFGMKKGEAVPVFKSLPGQKISRLELGGALGTPQEKIFVCSGSEVRGYTKKGKQFLSFEANLTESINAMHVSGADLFVCASYIYNHYCDCKDQDYYLSGDKINDIVCLPVETVGRTVPVLACQDRVLRILQGSELLYDFEVPGPPSVLELHNQDGGKNGEEVLYGTADGKLGLVQFSSSAPASKWEVDNEKKKGGVLCIDTFDILGDGVKDILVGRDDGTVEVYGLDSSNEPTLRFENVLSESVTSIQGGCVGKESYDEIITTTYTGWVSGLTTEPQQMEAGPGDEIKMSRESQAKVAALRLELEQLQMKVMQGREKYQQSSQSSTAVSAVPIFSINDRFTLCQDDASYSLTLEVQTAIDNLLLQSDVPIDLLDVDKNSAVVSFSECDSEPNGNFLLVTYRCQANTTRLELKVRSIEGQYGTLQAYVTPRLLPKTCQVRQYQIKPLSLHQRTHSINQDRPMNTLRLVGQFSFAEIHSWVVFCLPEVPEKTPAGENITFYFQNTFLGTQLEASYCKGEGNFKSDNISTISILKDVLSKEATKRKINLNISYEVNEDSVSHTLKMIHPKLEYQLVLAKKVQLIDALKELQVHEGNADFLIPEYRSILDESARLLEEYKKQPAHLERLYGMITDLFIDKFKFKGQNVKTKVSQLLEILDNYDLSSLMDFFNDA, from the exons ATGGAGCTCAGTTTAAACCAAGCTGATTACCTCCAG GTTGGAGTGACGTCTCAGAAAACTATGAAGCTTCTGCCTGCGGTGGGACGGAAAGCAACACAAAAG GTTGCTGTTGCAGATCACAATGGCGTTGTAAACTGTTTCGGAATGAAAAAGGGCGAGGCTGTG CCTGTGTTTAAAAGTCTCCCAGGGCAGAAGATCTCCAGGCTGGAGTTAGGAGGAGCTTTGGGAACTCCGCAGGAGAAAATTTTTGTGTGTTCAGGCTCCGAGGTCAGGGGCTATACTAAAAAAGGAAAACAGTTCCTCTCTTTTGAGGCCAATCTGACTGAGAGTATCAATGCCAT GCATGTTTCCGGAGCAGACCTTTTCGTCTGTGCCAGCTACATTTACAACCACTACTGCGACTGTAAAGACCAGGACTATTACCTATCAGGGGACAAGATTAATGACATAGTGTGTTTACCTGTGGAAACTGTAGGCCGCACTGTGCCTGTTCTGGCCTGTCAAGACAGAGTACTCCGCATTTTGCAG GGATCTGAGCTGTTGTATGATTTTGAGGTTCCTGGACCCCCCTCTGTTCTGGAACTTCACAACCAAGATGGAG GCAAGAACGGGGAGGAGGTGCTGTATGGAACAGCTGATGGTAAATTGGGTCTTGTCCAGTTCAGCAGTTCAGCTCCAGCCTCTAAATGGGAGGTGGACAATGAGAAGAAAAAAGGAG GGGTGCTGTGCATTGATACGTTTGACATTCTTGGTGATGGTGTGAAGGACATCCTTGTTGGACGAGATGATGGGACAGTGGAAGTGTATGGATTAGACAGCTCCAATGAACCCACACTGCGGTTTGAGAAT GTTTTGTCTGAGAGCGTCACATCGATCCAAGGAGGATGCGTGGGAAAGGAGTCTTATGATGAAATTATAACAACAACATACACAG GCTGGGTGTCAGGACTCACCACAGAACCACAGCAGATGGAGGCAGGGCCAGGAGATGAGATTAAGATGAGCCGAGAGTCCCAAGCCAAGGTGGCTGCTCTCAG gTTGGAGTTAGAGCAGCTGCAGATGAAGGTGATGCAGGGCAGAGAGAAGTACCAGCAAAGCTCTCAGTCCAGCACGGCTGTGTCCGCCGTGCCCATCTTCAGCATCAATGACAGATTCACACTCTGCCAGGATGACGCCAGCTACAGCCTCACACTGGAGGTGCAGACTGCCATCGACAACCTGCTGCTACAG AGTGATGTTCCTATTGACCTACTGGATGTAGATAAAAACTCCGCAGTGGTTAGCTTCAGCGAATGTGATTCAGAG CCTAATGGAAATTTCCTGCTCGTCACCTACAGATGCCAGGCCAACACCACAAGACTGGAACTGAAG GTGAGGTCAATTGAGGGCCAATACGGCACACTTCAGGCCTACGTTACTCCACGACTGCTGCCCAAGACCTGCCAGGTCCGACAGTACCAGATCAAACCTCTCTCCCTCcaccagagaacacacagcATCAACCAGGACAG ACCCATGAACACGTTGCGGCTGGTGGGGCAGTTCAGTTTCGCAGAGATTCACTCGTGGGTGGTGTTCTGTCTGCCGGAGGTTCCAGAGAAAACCCCAGCAGGAGAAAACATAACCTTCTATTTTCAAAACACCTTCCTGGGAACACAGCTTGAGGCCAGCTACTG CAAAGGCGAAGGGAACTTTAAATCCGATAACATTTCCACTATATCCATTCTCAAAGATGTCTTGTCAAAGGAAGCCACAAAGCGCAAAATAAACTTGAACATTTCCTATG AGGTGAATGAAGACTCTGTCAGCCACACACTGAAGATGATTCACCCTAAGCTGGAGTATCAGCTCGTATTGGCCAAGAAGGTTCAGCTCATTGATGCATTAAAG GAGCTTCAGGTGCATGAAGGAAACGCAGACTTTCTGATTCCAGAGTATCGCAGCATACTGGATGAGTCTGCTCGTCTTTTAGAAGAATACAAGAAACAGCCAGCGCACCTAGAAAGACTCTATG GGATGATAACAGACCTTTTCATCGACAAGTTCAAGTTTAAAGGACAAAATGTCAAAACAAAGGTTTCACAGCTTCTTGAAATTTTAGACAACTATGACCTGAGTTCTCTGATGGATTTTTTCAATGATGCTTAA